In the Xiphias gladius isolate SHS-SW01 ecotype Sanya breed wild chromosome 7, ASM1685928v1, whole genome shotgun sequence genome, TGGGGTGAGTGGAGggaaaacagagggaggagagtaACTAATGGATCCCTCATTCTTAACATGGTGGTCGACTTCTTGTGTCTAAGTGGTCTAGTGAAAATGATggcttttatgtgtgtgtgttctaagATGCCTGATCTGACTACAATCTTTGCTTTTGATTGTCTCAATGTGAATGTGTCCTGCTTTCCTCAGTGTGGGGCTGTTTATCTTCCTGGTACAGTCAATACAGAACGTAAAGTTATTGTTCTCTCTTACTGCCCATTTTATCTCTCTGCTCTATCTAGGTGAATGGCTGCCTGCTGGACCCCCTGCCTCCCCCCACTGTCCTCCGCAAGTCATCCACTTCATCACCTAGCAACATGATGGAGACGTCGATCGACGAGGGCATCGAGACTGAGGAGCCCGACACAGAGGATGATCCGCCCCACCTGCTCTCGGCCTATCAGACGGCTCGGTTTGGCCAGCGGCGACACACCCTCTCTGAGGTCACCAACCAGCCAGGGCCTTCAAACCAAGGTATGATGTCACCTGATCAAACAGACACCTTCAGAGTCTGTCACATGGATCCATTGCTAAAATGAAGCTATTTTCTGGATCACTTTCTGGaaactgtataaaaacattttgtctctAGGTAAATTATTCGCTCTAGGGCACAACCCCTCCATGGGTAGCGTGGACTCAGACATCGGCTACGACATGGGCTCCATGCACAGCGACCTTGGTCTGCTGGAGGATCCCCCCTCTCTCAGTGAAGTGGTACCAGCCAACAGCTCTGCCCCCGGCATCACTCCTACACCTTTCTTGAGCGCCCGGCCCGCCAACCCAGCAATGGCTGCCCTGACTTCCCAGCATAGGGAGGCACACAACCGCTCCCCTATCAGCTTCAGAGAAGGACGCCGCGCCTCCGACACCTCCCTCACCCAAGGTCAGGACTACCAATGTTAATTAGTCTTGTGTTTATTCCATATGCATTCATTCTTCTCTTTGGTCCCTCTCTCAAATGACCCACTTCTCTGTACGCAGTCAGAGTACACTGACTTCATAATGGGTTAAGTATCTCACTCTATTTAAGGGTTGACCTCAATATGTACATTCGGCTAACTTAATAGAAAGTTTCGCTGCCTGTGTTGTATGACATTGCATTTTCAGAGCAATTTAATGGGCGGGGTGATAGGAGACTGCAAAGAAGAAATGGAAATATAACTAAGTTCCTCACCAACAATTGGCAAAAAGAGACGAATCCGTCTTAAAGGAGAACTCCACCAATTAACAcatcaaaatgtgtttacaggcattggggagtactactgcatatgtgaaaaaagctATATAAAGTCTTTTATGGCTCCAGATGGAGCTGTGCAAAATCTGTCCAGATGGAGCTGTGCAAAATTgtctcaagtgatgtcacttgagtcagtgtcagttgggtctgaagactgcaagtttgaaaatgaaaaaaagtttaaggtGTGGGGTTACGAAATATCAACTtgccagacctctgtagcccgctcctaATCTCGGTTTGGCTCGAGGCTCCATTGGCTGCTAGTAGCATAACACACTCGGATCCCTGACTGAACTGTTGGCGGTCAGGtagcattgtgggtaatgtaggcatcAGGTTTTGGGAATACAAATGCAACGGAAAAAAGACGAATGATGATGTTGTGAAAAAAGACGATGTATCTGGATCTGCTGTATGGATTTTGACACTTGTTTTTAAACtgcagggtatctgcaggtcttgaaaagtctttgAAAGTATTGAATTCAGATTCATTAAAAAAGGTCATAGAAGGTATTAAgaaatcttaaatttaatttacagaagTCTTCAGTCAGTCCTTTTTAGTGGAGTTTCAGTCAACACTATCAGACCTGTCACTACTGCTAGCTACACTCTGTAGGAGGTTCATCGTCATGTCTCATGAtgggaaagtgttttttttttttttttataacttaaaTGAATTATCATTTTCAGTTGGCTAATACATCCCCCGTCCATTTTACAGCACTTATCTCAATTCAGGTCAGATTAATTTAATTAGTTATATCATTAcgaattattgttatatactaCTGGGAAGCACTGAAAAAATTGCATATAATGATACATAATTCTAGGCCATATCGTCCCTACgggttttccatcatactttcaATCTTAACCAATGGCTGgtgccattgtgaaaaacatATTATATTCCATTCTGTGCTGTATCGAAAAAGGTCTAAGAAAGTCTCAAATTTAACTTGATGATTTGCAGAAACCCTGAACTGTCCATCGTGAGTCTTACTATAAACTTATGTAAGTGGAATGCTAAATCACCGCAGGGCTCTTTTAAAAGTCACCGATCAGTCATGTACAAGTGTCCAGTTAAATGGCAGATCCGACACATCTCCTCAAGTCCAGTCACTGGGAGCTGCAGAGAGTTCGATGTATAGAGTGTCATGGCGCATATGTCTGAGGCTCCAGGGTCCACACAGCACCAGTCAAGAGGAAGAGCTCTGATTCTCATGACACAGACGCAACacccctgctgcagctgctccctCACAcccttctacacacacacacacacacacacacacacacctatacactGCGTTCCGGATAAATGTGCCTCATTCCCACCCTCTCATTTAgtcccccttctctctttcacacacactcttttacacactttttttttcgtCTCTCATCCTCTCCAGTGACGACTACGATGGCGATGATTCATGTTATGAATCACGGACAGATATTTGAAGGTTTCAACCCacatatctctctctccttaccCCCTTCTATcgctcgttctctctctctatccttcgcttttttcattcactctgCTTCTCCCTCTGTACTACTCATTCTCTGGTcttgcctttctttctcttttcgAAGTTTCAGTCTGTGGCAGGCAGGATTTGTCTCTGCattagagaaaaagaggagcTAAACAacctctatctatctatctatctatctcttcatcttttccctTTACGGCTACATTATTCTGTGCCTGCTGGTTTTAAATCACTTCTGCGTTAGCCAAGTTGAAACTATGATTATAGCTTTACATTGACAGCCTGCACTGTGCGTTCCCAGTTGGTATTTGcggttatttatttatttatttatttatttattaatcttcATAAGCCTCTGTGGAGAGTGTTGATGCAGTGGATTCTTTTGCGTCAGACTGCTGACTCTGGTTTTAAATAACTCCCACCATTTCAGTGAGTCAGGTCCTATCGTTCACAGCTAAAGCCCGTCGCAACTGGACGGCTCTTACCAAAGCTACTTGTTGttgtgcacatacacacgcaccGCGGCTCATGACGTACATCCAGTCACACTGTCAGATTGGGCGAGGAAAAGTGCTAACTCGTCACCCAGTTTGCTAACGTCAGTGAGGATTAAGCCTGATTCTCTGAAAGGACAGCGCCTTTGACATCCTATTATGAAGAGAAAAGTGATTGTATTGATCCATACTGACTCTGTTTTGTGGGGATTTGTTTGTGCTCTCAGGTCTGGTTGCGTTTCGTCAGCACCTTCAGAACTTGGCGAGGACCAAAGGCATCCTGGAGCTGAACAAAGTGCAGATGCTGGTGGAACAGATGGGCTCCGGGGAAGGAGCTGTCATGGGCCCCCTGGGACCACAGCACCACTTTCACAACCTCCTGGAGGTTAGTCCTACTGCATAATcacctaaaaacacacacacacatccttcaCTCAAACACATTCAAGATCTTTCTCTTCGCAACACTGTTCTCAGCCTCAGTCCCTTTACTATCCTCACCCCGTGttgtccagaaaaaaaagaaaaaaaaatacaggcacCCAGGCTGTTGTGTAACCCCAGGAGAGGCAGCCAACTGTAGCTTGTTTACTGTCTCCCATCCCCCTGGGGCCTGGAGTCTGGAGCCCAGGCCAAAGTGAATGTAGCCATTGTTGAAGTCAGTACTAGTGGCTGGCACTCAATAGGCAACGttgcagtcacacacaaacatgggcacacacatacacaaaacgATGCACTCACTGCAACGAAAACCATTTGAGGAAAGATCTGTAAGCTTTCCtaggaaaacaacacacagaaagtCAGTCGTAGAAGCAGACAAGATCTAGTTGTTTTCCTCGCGTCCCACTCTTATAATGCAATAACACAGCTCTTTGTTGGTTATGATGCTCAGTCCCCATCATCCATttaatttgctttcatttgatttaactAATGTGTAATCCCTGTGGTACATGCCATTTAGAGAAAAGCATCTGGCTGATCAGTCACCACACAGGCATTTGGGCAGGAGACAGCATGGATAATTCAGTTAGACCACACGATGAAGCACCCAGACGCTGACACAGCTTTATTAACCAACAGGAGAGGGGATCTGGGATACGTGTGCCCTTGAGCATGCATGCACGGATACATGGGTATGCATATGTCCTCTTCTAATGCTTTATGCTTTTGATCAAAGGGTGAGGCATCCAAGCAGCAGGAGGGCCTAGCTTTATACCAAGGTGGACCGCAGCCGCCTCTCCTGTCCCGCAGACAGAGTTTGGAGACGCAATACCTCACTCATAGACTACAGGTACAGTCTAACACCAACTACACTCACTCTTTATAACTGTATTCAACGGTCAACGGGTTTATACAAGTTTATTCCTGATACAGACCTGTCTTATCAAGCCAAGTGGCTGGTTTGCATAACATTCAGCGGTGTCATTTGGATATTTAAGGATTATCAGCTCTGCCATGATGCGACAACAATGACACAGTTTGTAGCCGGTTACCATGGTAGCTATCCTGAACGCAGTCATAAGTCCCAATGTCTCTTCTGCCCAGAAGGCCAGCGTCTTGGCTAACAGTCCTGCTAGCTGCCAACTTTTCTGTAAGGAGACTCCTCGAAGTTTAGAGCAACAGCTGCAGGAACACAGGTAAATCTTGCTGTAAATGTCTGCTCCACACTCACTGAACAAAATGATGATGTGGCCAGTGATTCAGTGGTCTTGGACCAGGCTAACAATTTATCCCACATGTGCAAAACATGCAGGTAATGCCAGAACTCAgcattttaggtttttttcattatagatttTGCCAATGAGTGCTTTGGCATACATTTTTCCAAGCTTTGTTCTTACTTGTGTAGATTCAAAGTGTTATCTTGATCTAAGTGGGCTCTACCGGTCTCCCCACAGACTGAACCAGAAGAGGATGTACCTGCAGCAATCACAGGGCATGGGGCTACCGGTTTACTTCAACCAGATGCAGATAGCTGAAGGATCTTACCCGACAGGCAGCCCTGCTCTGGACCTGGCGGCATCTCAAAGTTCCCCTCAGGGGCCCCCCATGTCGGCcacccatcagcctcagccccAGCAGCAGGGCAGTCCTCAGGCCTCGCCTCCCTTCAGCCACCCCCATAGCTTGAGCCCCTTGATGGAACCGGGAGAGGGTCTGGTTTATGATCCCTACATGAGCCACCACCACTACACCCAGCACCTTCCCCCTGGATCTCATCTCCATCACCAGCTCCACCATCCCCAGCCCCATGAAGCCTCTGCCAGCGGCCTGGGCTTCAGCTACGCTGCAGGCTGTGAGCAGCAGGCCCTGGGGCTTTCCACCGAAGCTCGTCACCCAGAGCAGTATGAGTTCCTGCTGGACCCCACCTCTCTGGTCCCGCCTGCTCCAGGAGATGCTGAGGCCGGAGCTGTGGCTGGGGTTTTGGCTGGTCCGGGGCAGTCAGACGGCCTGAGCCTGCCTGAGCTGCAGGGCTCCCTCCTGGACAGTGAGATGATGGAGACTGTGGACTCCCAGCATGGCTTCGTACTGGTCAACTAAAGACAGCCGAGGGGCTCAATAGAAAGCAGTATTAAGCAGTGAGAACCTACAAATCATTAAGAGCAGAGAGAATGGAGATATAAGTGGAGGCTGCACGCGTAGCAACAGGGAAGGAAGTGTTAATTTTTGTACGACTAATACAAACTTCATTTCTTAGTTGTGATGAACCTCAGACAACATTTCTACCAAAATCCTCCCTTAGCCtacctccctttctccctctcctcctctgttctcgTTCTCATCAGCACTGCGAGGCAGGAACAGGTCCGATTTGTGGCCCAGTGTGAGCATCACCTTGCTGACTTGACGAGGCTGCTGTTGTCACAGACGTTGTGCCCCCTGTGAGGACTGCGCCGTGCAGCCcggggtggggggagggggttgCTGCACATCCTGGAGGCTGCCAGAGTGCGGCATTTCACGTACAAATGGTTTGAAAGTGAACTTATTtaggactgactgactggcaaCCAAAAGCACAAATAGCTGGCAGtgctttttgtatttaaaatagGACGCCATCTACAACACACATCTCAAAACacttttgtgcattttttaaatttcattagcTAAAAAAACAAGTGGACAAGAGAAAATGGCCCTCATTTATCACGGTACCATGGATATCACCGCAAATTCAAGTGTTAAAAGTGTCCATTTTTAGGAATTAATTTACACACTAATGTGAGTGCAGAGGCTAACATGGTCATGCATAGGTTTCAACACTAACATTTAGAGTATTCCTCAAAAAAGCAGGTAACTTTGTTTGCCATTTGCCTAAACAAATACTCTAAACATGCGGAGCGAAGCACCAGGTCAGTGAGTAATGCACCATTTGTTGAGCTTTTGCTACATTTGTGCTTTTTACAGCGATAAACTCTCTCAAAGCTATTTTTTAGTTAACTGACTATTGAAAATAATCGGTATAGCTGCAGGCTTTTGTGTAAGCTCTGTGACATAAATaatagggttgtttttttgttttgttttttttcatttttggtttttgtaacTTGTAACTACTGATCCTGATTTATTTCTTACACTACTGAACTGCTTTTCCACCTTTCCATCCGATTGCACACACTTGCCAGGTTTCATTACACTCAATACCATGAAGATAATTACCAGTTTTTGCAGGTGAAGTGGCCATGCGTCTATTTAACAGTTGAATTGTGGGTCATGCGTTTGCCTGATAAATGAGGGCTGACgtaattaatgtgtgtttggcTGAGAAGTTGCGGTGTTAGACAGTCGATGTTATTCTATTTTTGTGGCAATACTGAAGCAATATTAATCCTAAATGTTGAGGGATTATGAAAGGAAGCCTCACCTGTACAGCCAGCTTTGATTGGTTCCCGGGGACCTCTGAGTCGTCAgcagtgacatcacttgagcTGATGATGTAACCAGGATATAATCTCTCGCTTACTCGCCCTGGAAGTGCAGGGACAAGCCTGGAGACAgttgtatgactgtgtgtgtgggtgtgttggtgtgtgggtgtttgggtgggtgtttgagtgtgtgtttgagtgttatCATGTTTGTTTGCACAATTCAGACTTTAAATTTTTCTGCATCCATCACATCATTTGTCGTCATtactgaaaaagacaaacactgcaTTGACGCCTCCATTCAAAAGGACACAAACTGTGCTTTTCCCTCAGCGCACAGTGGTAGCTTTTAGATTAATGCTGGTTTACATCCTCAATGCTCCAGTCATgcttctgtgttgttttaatgatgAATCATGTTTATAATAATGGAATGACCCCTTAAAGATTTCCCGCTTTAGATTTAATGAAAGAATGTCTCCTCTCTGACGTTGGGGCTGCTGTGAGACAAAGACCAGCGGATCATCATCAGTCACCTGACACTGGATTTCGACTATTGGCTCACCGCCGCTCTTTGACTGACAGCAAGCCAGCGACAAgatgaggttgtttttttttgtttgttttcatttttggtttttgtaacTTGTAACTACTGATCCTGATTTATTTCTTACACTACTGAACTGCTTTTCCACCTTTCCATCCGATTGCACACACTTGCCAGGTTTCATTACACTCAATACCATGAAGATAATTACCAGTTTTTGCAGGTGAAGTGGCCATGCGTCTATTTAACAGTTGAATTGTGGGTCATGCGTTTGCCTGATAAATGAGGGCTGACgtaattaatgtgtgtttggcTGAGAAGTTGCGGTGTTAGACAGTCGATGTTATTCTATTTTTGTGGCAATACTGAAGCAATATTAATCCTAAATGTTGAGGGATTATGAAAGGAAGCCTCACCTGTACAGCCAGCTTTGATTGGTTCCCGGGGACCTCTGAGTCGTCAgcagtgacatcacttgagcTGATGATGTAACCAGGATATAATCTCTCGCTTACTCGCCCTGGAAGTGCAGGGACAAGCCTGGAGACAgttgtatgactgtgtgtgtgggtgtgttggtgtgtgggtgtttgggtgggtgtttgagtgtgtttgagtgttatCATGTTTGTTTGCACAATTCAGACTTTAAATTTTTCTGCATCCATCACATCATTTGTCGTCATtactgaaaaagacaaacactgcaTTGACGCCTCCATTCAAAAGGACACAAACTGTGCTTTTCCCTCAGCGCACAGTGGTAGCTTTTAGATTAATGCTGGTTTACATCCTCAATGCTCCAGTCATgcttctgtgttgttttaatgatgAATCATGTTTATAATAATGGAATGACCCCTTAAAGATTTCCCGCTTTAGATTTAATGAAAGAATGTCTCCTCTCTGACGTTGGGGCTGCTGTGAGACAAAGACCGGCGGATCATCATCAGTCACCTGACACTGGATTTCGACTATTGGCTCACCGCCGCTCTTTGACTGACAGCAAGCCAGCGACAAgatgaggttgtttttttttgtttgtttgtttgtttgttcgttttctACACCGCACTTACATTGTGTTCAATCTACTTGAAGTGCACAGCTGTATCTTCTCTGACAGATGATgctgatttttcaaaaaaaaaaacaacaacttttcaTGGGGAAAACAGGACGGCGAACGTCAGAGGGTTGAGGTGAGATTATTGGACCATGAACATCTGCCAGACTGCGTAACCTTCAGCGGTCGTGCGTTAAACTGTAGGAGTGTTTGCAGTCAGATTAGCTTTCAGACAAGGCGGTCACTCTGTCTGTAGACTGGACTGAGCAGATATCTTTTAGAGTTTACAATCAGATCTAAATACAGATGTGGTTTGACTAGGAGTCTTTATAGTTGCAGTTAACAGTCTTTAATGATGGCTAGAAAATATGGCCCAATTGTGGTTGCAGTCCTGCGCAAGacctaaggaaaaaaaatccaccctaAAATGCTTTAACACTGTTTCACAACAAGTTAGGGATGCAACTAATGATGGAattatctgctgattatttttgtgattaataaatgagttgtttggtctataaaatgagagaaaatagtaatgacaagaaaaaaagcaacagcgCAAACCCCAAACTTTAGTTCTGTAACTTAcgtttgcttttaaaaaaaaagaaaaaaaaaacctatgtaATTTATGTAATTAATTCCTGGGTATAATTGATCAATATATATCACATTGGGGTTTTCCTGGAATTTAAAACATCTGTCGAACACCAAGTTTCCATGCCAGTTCCCCAGGGTGTGAGAGCGAAAGCTTAGCAAGTCACCATGCAGGTCTGACATTTATCAGTCACTGATGATAACGCCTCTGGCCAAAATGGCCTCCATGGACCAGAGTGCACTTCAGCCACAAGACACGTTGCAAAACGGGTTTGGTGGCTGCGTTAACAGTTCCACCCTAAAAGTTACAAATGAGTTGGCTAGCTGGACATGTTCATATGCTCATACGCCCACACTTTATTGACAGGAATAAGCTCAAACCCAGTTTATTAGTAATGTTGAAAATGTCCTTTAGAAAAGAGAAGGAACTAAAGTACAAAAGTGTTAGGCAGGTCCAAGGTAAAATAATATAACATGACAGTGTAAGAGTGTTAAAGGGTGGATTTCACCTTTGAGTGAATATTTTgatgtttctctttcattttgtcGACGGTCAGACTAGAACAGCCACAAGATGATCTGTGGAAGTTGAGTACTGGAGCACTTTGACAACGAGGGGCAAGAAGAGACGTAGCGAGAGAGGAGGGCGGGGACTGTGGTGGAGGTGGAAGAGGCTTGTATTGCTCTGCCGTTTCCTGGCAGATGAAACGAACCGCAATCTGTAGGAAAcacctttctcctctctcttccccgcCAATAATTGAGACAAAACAAATCTCTTTCAAAGAAAGACCAGACACAGTAACACTTTATCTGATTGTTGATTTTAATCCAAGAAAGAGTAACTCTTTTCAGTTCACGATGAGTGTTCTTTGTACAAGTGAGGGCTGTAGTGAATCTTCAGTGCACGCTCCAGCTGCACCGAGCGGAATTTTGTGTTGCACGTGAATAGTGTGCCTTTTACTTTTTCGTATTTTCAATCTAAACTAAGATTTTGAATTAGCACCATTATTTCAGGTTGGAcccttttatcatttattttattattattcttttccatttttttttaaattttttttttttttgtcccgaAAGTAAATGGAGCCGGGTTTTACAAAGGTACAAAACCAAAGTCCCTCAGAAGTTTCCCTGTACGACCCACCGTGTGGAGTTTTGGAGCTTCTTTGTCAGCTTCTCTACcgtgctttttttgttttgtttttgttggtcaATCAGTGTATGCCATTTAAAAGTATTATAGCAATATTTCTCTAGTTGAAGACTAAAGTCATGAAGATTCTAGTGGAAGTGTTTCCAAGTATCATCATTTCACCTCctgctgataaaaacaaaaacatcaatctATCAATATAAATCCAGTTTTATATTTACCTTCATTGATGTTGACCACACATAAGCTAACTTGCtgttgagattaaaaaaaaaaaggtttgttgaACAGAATAACATTGTGGGTGAtttattttggggggggggctgctgaTGAGTCACAGaatctgtcagtgtgttttgacaatacttgaaaaatgacatgaaacatGGTCACGGAGCTGATAGTCAAGTGTTCTCTATCACACACTCTCCTGCCGTCTCCTCCGCATAACCCGGTTGTCCTGTAACTACAAGCTGCAGCCGTCCGACAGTGGCCCCTCGGGGGGGGGGTTGCGAGGTGCGGGCGCGGGTTAACGACCTGGAAAAATGAAGCGCACCTACTGTTGAGTCAGAGCTGAACCCGAAACCACCGCAGCCGGAACTGAAGCGCCCCAGGGCGATCAACCAGCGCAGAAGCTACGGGACCGGTTGTGCTGCatcatttaaatattcacatcCTCTAATGCGAGACTCAATGTACCGGCTAAAACTTTTGTCGAAGGGGTCAAGAGCGCCGCAGTTCTGGCTTCCCGTCACAAGCTTAAATGAAGGCAGAGAGCCACAGAGCAGATGACTAGTGTCGGGTCTCTCCGCTCATGACAAAAAGAACAGGGACGTCGGAGGATGTTTAGGAAAGGCTCATGTGTTTACCTGCCAGAGCAGGACAGAATTTACCCCCAAGGCAGCAAACTCTCCCCGTCTAGTCTGAATAAGAggtgagaagacaaaaaaagaaaacgtgaGTCATTTCTCAAGCGCCGTCTGGTTAGTGGCAGAGGAAACCCGGCCACAGGACTCGTCACCGAATTTAAATCGCTCCCAAGTGTTGCCCGCTTTACACCTGGATGGTAATCCAGGTTTTACCCCCCAACACAATGGAAACGAACGGAACTTTTATTTGTGGTGCCCCATAGCTTtaaaaagtaccaaaaaaaataaaaatggtttgcTTACACAACGTAATCAGGTTGTTCCTTTAATTCAGTTCTCAGTTCTGCACAGGAGGATAAACTTCCAAAGACATTTCCGCTACGCCTTCTTCAGGGTGCAGTCACCCGGGGTCACCGAATTTCTCCTTAATAGCATTTCTTACTGCAGTGAGCACCACATATAAAGTTTCTattcacctccattgtttttttttgttgggggggggcgTGAAGGTGGGAAATCTCAAGGGAGGAGTCATTTCAAAacctgggcaaataaaaccaacactTTGGAGTTACGCGATGACCCCCTTAATTCTGTGTCTCCGAAATATTCACTTTGTATGCTGAGTAATTCACCACCACTGATAAGAGCTGAAGCCCCGACCAGTGGCCGAGGTCGCTGATCTGACATCACACTCAGTCCGTCTCCATGGCGAACCGCGTCAGTGTTTATTAAACTGCGTAAAACTCGAAACACCCTCTCTGATAGCAATGCGCagctacagtaaaaaaaaaaggggggggggggctgtcctGAGCcgagctctgattggctggaccCGGCGACACACCTGAGAAGAGGGCTGCAAGTTCCAGTGTTGTAAACGCACCCGGAGCAAAATGACAGCGCTTCAAAATGCCAGCTGAGAGCAGAGGCCTGTCGCTCCTGTGTGGAGAGGGTCATGTAGACGGTCCACGTCAATCCAATCAGCCCACTCAGACAGAGAACAGCTAATCCCACTAATACACCACcaggagtggggggggggggtcagtagCCTCGCGCTTTGTATCTGTGGCCTTCAATGCAAAGTTAATATGACTGCGAAACGAGCCGCGAGACAGCAGCTTTAAATGGGATCCAACCATGAGCTctgctggggggggggacaaaattaaaaaaaaaaaaaaaaaaactccttccTCCAACAACCAGATaagatgacacacacacttgacatgACGCGCACTGACACACTTTAATTCTATATTTGCAAAGTGCGACCTCATAGCTAAGTTCCCTAAAAGAAGCCAGCGTTTTCCACTCAAATGGAGTTATTTATAGTGTGTATTCAGCGGCTCTGTCTGCTACTGAGACCTCCAGCAGGCTGTCTGTCACCGACTCCTGGGGGaagagacaagaggaaagaaagcTGATACGAGGACAGACAGCGCTaatcttctccctcctccttctccataaaatatcacaatatcaGAGGCCTATTCACTGATCGGgccaaaatatactgtaatgaCATCAATGGTTGCCGTGACAACGGGGGCAGGGTGGATGACAACATCCTACTGCGTCTTTTAGAGAAGGATATCGCAGCACTGTTCAGGATGAGAGCTGatcccaaaaaaaataaataaaataataataataaacgcTCCAGTTCTGAattcagaggaggaaaaaaaaaatctacttttgtAAAAAGCTGCACCTTTTCTGTGATATTCACTGTGcatttcagacacacacacacacacacacacacacacacacacacacacacacacacacacacacacacacaacataaaaaaaacaaatgcacagcCCGGCACAGCAGTACAGGCTTTGAAGCAAGTGAGTCTGACGTAAATGCTGTGGCTCTgcatggtatgtgtgtgtgtgtgtttgtgtgtgtgtgtgtgtgtgtgtgtgtgtgtgaggatttgccaGTGGAACAAAGATTTTTCGTACATGAAATCAGCTCTTTGCTGAAGGTCGCACTGCACTCATTAGGCAGCATCCCCCCCCCATAATCCAG is a window encoding:
- the sik2b gene encoding serine/threonine-protein kinase SIK2 isoform X2; amino-acid sequence: MVMADSVQKPLIRGPVRVGFYDIERTLGKGNFAVVKLARHRITKTEVAIKIIDKTQLDAVNLEKIYREVQIMKMLDHPHIIKLYQVMETKNMLYLVTEYAKNGEIFDYLAKHGRLSELEARRKFWQILSAVEYCHNRNIVHRDLKAENLLLDGHMNIKIADFGFGNFFQPGEPLATWCGSPPYAAPEVFEGQQYEGPQLDIWSMGVVLYVLVCGALPFDGPTLPVLRQRVLEGRFRIPYFMTEDCEHLIRRMLVLDPSKRLSVAQIKEHKWMALDVPVQRPVLYQQPLPAEGEVGLGEYSEQVLRLMHSLGIDQHKTIESLQNKSYNHFAAIYYLLVERLKAHRCSFPVEQRLDARQRRPSTIAEQTVVKSTSGSAQVGLLPQGVRLLRSPAVSQASSDAFTFPQSACPLEQNFMVEDINTPKVNGCLLDPLPPPTVLRKSSTSSPSNMMETSIDEGIETEEPDTEDDPPHLLSAYQTARFGQRRHTLSEVTNQPGPSNQGKLFALGHNPSMGSVDSDIGYDMGSMHSDLGLLEDPPSLSEVVPANSSAPGITPTPFLSARPANPAMAALTSQHREAHNRSPISFREGRRASDTSLTQGLVAFRQHLQNLARTKGILELNKVQMLVEQMGSGEGAVMGPLGPQHHFHNLLEGEASKQQEGLALYQGGPQPPLLSRRQSLETQYLTHRLQASVLANSPASCQLFCKETPRSLEQQLQEHRLNQKRMYLQQSQGMGLPVYFNQMQIAEGSYPTGSPALDLAASQSSPQGPPMSATHQPQPQQQGSPQASPPFSHPHSLSPLMEPGEGLVYDPYMSHHHYTQHLPPGSHLHHQLHHPQPHEASASGLGFSYAAGCEQQALGLSTEARHPEQYEFLLDPTSLVPPAPGDAEAGAVAGVLAGPGQSDGLSLPELQGSLLDSEMMETVDSQHGFVLVN
- the sik2b gene encoding serine/threonine-protein kinase SIK2 isoform X1; translation: MVMADSVQKPLIRGPVRVGFYDIERTLGKGNFAVVKLARHRITKTEVAIKIIDKTQLDAVNLEKIYREVQIMKMLDHPHIIKLYQVMETKNMLYLVTEYAKNGEIFDYLAKHGRLSELEARRKFWQILSAVEYCHNRNIVHRDLKAENLLLDGHMNIKIADFGFGNFFQPGEPLATWCGSPPYAAPEVFEGQQYEGPQLDIWSMGVVLYVLVCGALPFDGPTLPVLRQRVLEGRFRIPYFMTEDCEHLIRRMLVLDPSKRLSVAQIKEHKWMALDVPVQRPVLYQQPLPAEGEVGLGEYSEQVLRLMHSLGIDQHKTIESLQNKSYNHFAAIYYLLVERLKAHRCSFPVEQRLDARQRRPSTIAEQTVVKSTSGSAQVGLLPQGVRLLRSPAVSQASSDAFTFPQSACPLEQNFMVEDINTPKVNGCLLDPLPPPTVLRKSSTSSPSNMMETSIDEGIETEEPDTEDDPPHLLSAYQTARFGQRRHTLSEVTNQPGPSNQGKLFALGHNPSMGSVDSDIGYDMGSMHSDLGLLEDPPSLSEVVPANSSAPGITPTPFLSARPANPAMAALTSQHREAHNRSPISFREGRRASDTSLTQGLVAFRQHLQNLARTKGILELNKVQMLVEQMGSGEGAVMGPLGPQHHFHNLLEGEASKQQEGLALYQGGPQPPLLSRRQSLETQYLTHRLQKASVLANSPASCQLFCKETPRSLEQQLQEHRLNQKRMYLQQSQGMGLPVYFNQMQIAEGSYPTGSPALDLAASQSSPQGPPMSATHQPQPQQQGSPQASPPFSHPHSLSPLMEPGEGLVYDPYMSHHHYTQHLPPGSHLHHQLHHPQPHEASASGLGFSYAAGCEQQALGLSTEARHPEQYEFLLDPTSLVPPAPGDAEAGAVAGVLAGPGQSDGLSLPELQGSLLDSEMMETVDSQHGFVLVN